In the Ignavibacteriales bacterium genome, CATCTCAAAAGGAATTACTTATTTAAATTTAGATTTCTTTGTTGCTATGCCAAAACCGGTTGGAGAATCCGGTGGAGGAATGGCAAATGCAATCGTTGGTACTTTGATTCTAATTGGAATTGGCGGTGCTATTGGAATTCCGGTTGGAATAATGACCGGTACTTATTTATCGGAATTTGGAAATAATAAGTTCGGTTTTGTTGTAAGATTTCTAACAGATGTATTAAGCGGAATCCCATCTATTGTTGTTGGTGTTGTTGTTTATACTATGGTTGTAATGCCAATGAAACATTTTTCTGCTTTAGCCGGAGGAATTGCCTTAGGGATTCTTATGATTCCAACGATCACGCGAACGACTGAGGAAATGATAAAGCTTGTACCACATTCTTTGCGGGAAGCTGGATTAGCACTCGGAATACCAAAATGGAGAACAACTCTTTCTATTGTACTTAAATCGGCGTGGAAAGGAATTGCGACAGGTGTACTTCTCGGATTATCAAGAGCTGCGGGTGAGACTGCACCGTTATTATTTACTGCTCTCGGCAATAGATTTTGGTCAACAAATATCGGTCAGCCAATTGCATCTTTAACAGTTTACATTTATGATTATGCGAAATCACCTTTCGAAGATTGGAATCAACAGGCTTGGACTGCAGCTTTAGTCTTAATTTTATTAATCTCACTTTTAAGCTTGCTGTTTAGAATTATAACACGATCAAAATATAAAACGAATTAGGTTTGCAAAAAGAATATGGAAATTAAAATATCAGTTAAAAATCTTGATGCATTTTACGGTAAGAATAAAGTACTTCACAATATCTCGATTGATATTCCAAAGAACAAAGTACTTGCTATTATTGGTCCGTCCGGTTGTGGTAAATCAACATTTATAAGATGTTTAAACCGAATGCATGAAGTTGTCGGAGGTACTATAAAAGGGGAAATTTTACTTGATGGAGAAGATATAATAAAAACTGATCCGGTGCTTTTAAGAAAAAGAGTAGGTATGGTTTTTCAAAAACCGAATCCATTCCCTTCAATGTCAATATTCGATAATGTTGCTGCAGGGTTAAGATTAAACGGAGTGAGAAATAAAAAAAAGATTACTCCAATAGTTGAAAAATGTTTAAAGCAATCGGCACTTTGGGATGAAGTAAAAGATCAGCTTGATAAATCCGGTGCGAATATATCAGGCGGACAGCAGCAGAGATTATGCATTGCAAGAACTTTGGCAGTTGATCCGGAAGTAATTTTAATGGATGAACCTGCCAGCGCACTCGACCCGATCTCCACTACTAAAATCGAAGATCTAATCTTTCAACTTAAAAAAGATTATACGATAGTTATTGTAACACATAATATGCAGCAAGCCGCACGTGTAAGCGACTATACTGCTTTTTTCTATATGGGAAAATTAATTGAGCTTGATGAGACTAATAAAATTTTCACATCACCGTCAAATAAACAAACCGAAGATTATATACGCGGTCGTTTCGGATAAAATAAAAAGGATTAATATGTCAGAACACTTTAACCAAGAAATAGAAAATCTAAAATCAAATCTTATTAAAATGGCATCTTTAGTAGATGAGCAGGTTGATAAAGTTATCACTTCCTTAAATACTGGTGATGTTGAATTGTGCAAAGGAATTAAATCTCAAGATATCGAAATTGATAGATACGATAATTTAATCCAGACTCAATGTGAAAATATTTTAGCTTTATTCCAGCCTGTTGCTTCTGATTTAAGATTAGTAATGTCTGCTATAATGATTAACAACAACCTAGAACGATGTGGTGATATTGCTGTAAATATTTCTCAGAGAGTAAAGAAAACCGGTAATGAGCGTTCTCTTATTTCAGAATCCCAAATTATTGATATGGCACGTACTGCTCAAGAGATGTTAAAAAATTCAATTGATTCATTTATTAAAAATGACACAGAACTTGCAAGTAATGTTATTGCTAGCGATGAAAAGGTTGATAAATTGAATAAACAAATATTTAATTTCCTTGTTTCAAAAATGCAATCTAACAATGAATTAATTGAAGCTTGTACTCATCTTATAGTTATGTCTCGCAATATTGAACGATTGGCAGATCATGCAACTAACATTGCAGAGAACTTAGTGTTTTATGTTGATGCTCAGATTATTGCTCATAGAAAAAAACTTGAACGCAGTGGAAATTAAAATAAATCTGATCATTGCCAACAATTTCTTCAAGAAGATTATAAAAACTTCATATTATGCTCGAAATCGCTGCTTTTGAGCGGATCACAAATCTAACTTTACACATCTAAATTGTGAGTTAATTCAAAATTTGATTTTGCTTCGAATACTACCTTTTACTATATTGAAAATGAATTCGATCACGGAACTTATTGTTAATGGGAATTATCAAACCTAAAAGACTGAAACCAGGAGATGCAATTGGAATTATTTCTCCTGCTTCATCACCAGACGATCTAACAAAAATTAATAGCGGCGTTCATTATTTAGAAAAACTTGGCTATCGAGTTGAAGTAGGCAAAAATGTTGGTTCTCAAGAAGGTTATCTCGCCGGATCTGATTCTCAAAGATTAGCTGATCTACATGAAATGTTTAAGAACAAAAATGTTAAAGCAATTTTTTCTATTCGCGGAGGTTATGGTTCCGGAAGATTGCTTGATAAAATTGATTATAAACTGATTCGTAATAATCCTAAGATATTTGTCGGTTACAGTGATATCAATGCTTTACAATTGGCTTTTTTTGCTAAAGCCGGATTAATAACATTTGCAGGACCGATGGTTGCTGTTGATTTTCATGATGAAGTTAGCGCTTTTACAGAAGAAGTTTTTTGGCGGACTATAACATCGAACAAAAAAATTGGAAAACTTCTCAATCCTCGCAAAGAAAAATTTTATGTTTTAAATAAAGGTAAGGCAACAGGAAGAATTCTTGGCGGAAATTTAAGTTTATTAAATTCTCTTATCGGTACCGAA is a window encoding:
- the pstA gene encoding phosphate ABC transporter permease PstA; translation: MENNMMKPNFFFYRKKITSFIMMSLTFIAALAAIIPLVLIFYYTISKGITYLNLDFFVAMPKPVGESGGGMANAIVGTLILIGIGGAIGIPVGIMTGTYLSEFGNNKFGFVVRFLTDVLSGIPSIVVGVVVYTMVVMPMKHFSALAGGIALGILMIPTITRTTEEMIKLVPHSLREAGLALGIPKWRTTLSIVLKSAWKGIATGVLLGLSRAAGETAPLLFTALGNRFWSTNIGQPIASLTVYIYDYAKSPFEDWNQQAWTAALVLILLISLLSLLFRIITRSKYKTN
- the pstB gene encoding phosphate ABC transporter ATP-binding protein PstB; protein product: MEIKISVKNLDAFYGKNKVLHNISIDIPKNKVLAIIGPSGCGKSTFIRCLNRMHEVVGGTIKGEILLDGEDIIKTDPVLLRKRVGMVFQKPNPFPSMSIFDNVAAGLRLNGVRNKKKITPIVEKCLKQSALWDEVKDQLDKSGANISGGQQQRLCIARTLAVDPEVILMDEPASALDPISTTKIEDLIFQLKKDYTIVIVTHNMQQAARVSDYTAFFYMGKLIELDETNKIFTSPSNKQTEDYIRGRFG
- the phoU gene encoding phosphate signaling complex protein PhoU — translated: MSEHFNQEIENLKSNLIKMASLVDEQVDKVITSLNTGDVELCKGIKSQDIEIDRYDNLIQTQCENILALFQPVASDLRLVMSAIMINNNLERCGDIAVNISQRVKKTGNERSLISESQIIDMARTAQEMLKNSIDSFIKNDTELASNVIASDEKVDKLNKQIFNFLVSKMQSNNELIEACTHLIVMSRNIERLADHATNIAENLVFYVDAQIIAHRKKLERSGN
- a CDS encoding LD-carboxypeptidase, whose amino-acid sequence is MGIIKPKRLKPGDAIGIISPASSPDDLTKINSGVHYLEKLGYRVEVGKNVGSQEGYLAGSDSQRLADLHEMFKNKNVKAIFSIRGGYGSGRLLDKIDYKLIRNNPKIFVGYSDINALQLAFFAKAGLITFAGPMVAVDFHDEVSAFTEEVFWRTITSNKKIGKLLNPRKEKFYVLNKGKATGRILGGNLSLLNSLIGTEYLPKLKDTILLLEDIHEAPYRIDRMLNQLRLTKILKQIRGVILGHFVDCVESDPTKQTYTLNEVIVEYFQNQKMPVIYNVKHGHIKDNITIPYGIKCVLNASRAYIEIPENAVL